CGACGTCGAGTACTACGTGCGCCTGCTCAAGGACTCGTTCGCGGCCCGGCTCGCGCGGGGCCTGGCCCCGGAGGACTTCGCGACGGTGTTCGCGGACCCCGACCAGCCCTCCCTCTTCACCCCGTCCCTCGCGGACGCGCGGCCCGTGCTCACCGTCGTGAGAGCGCCCCGGGGCCCGGAGTTCGGTGAGGACGCGCAGGTGGTTGGAGCCCCGCCCTTCTCACCGTGACTGGAACCCTGCCGTGTCCCGGTTCGTCCGGGAGTCAGTGGGAGGCTTCTGCTACGTTGCGTCAACTTCGATGGTCTTCTCGTTGATGAAGCGTCTCCCGCCGCGCGCGCTGGTGGTTCCCGGCACCGTGGCCCTGCTGCTCCTGCTTCCCTGGCTCATCTACTGGAGCGCGGTCATCCACCGGTATGGCCTGCGTGACGACTACGCCATCCTGCGCGAGGCGCGCGAGGAGCCGGGGAAGATCCTCCGCGTCTGTGCGTCTCAGGGCCGCCCGCTCTACGGCTGGATGTTGGAGCTGTCCGCGAAGGCGGCCGGCGGCATCGACGGGCTGATGGGGCTGCGCCTCATGGGCGTGGCGGGCCTGGGGGTGCTCGCGGCGGCGGTGTTCCTGCTCTTGCGCAAGGAGGGCTGGAGGCCGGGCTCCGCCGCGCTGCTGGCGGGGTTCCTCACGGTGACGCCATCCGCGCAGGTCATCGCCAACTGGAGCATCTGCTGGCCGCAGGCCCTGGCGCTGATGCTGGGCCTGGGCGCGTTCGCCTTCGCCCGCCGCGCCATCGGTCCGCCGGGCGCGGAGGCACAGGTCCGGTGGCCGTACGCGCTGGCGGCGGTGGGCACCATGGCCAGCGCGACGCTCATCTATCAGGTGAGCGGCCTGTTCTCCGCGGTGCTGCTGGCGGCCTCGCTGGTGGTGCACCGCGACGTGTCACTGAAGGACACCGCGCGCTGGATGCTCAAGCACCTGCTGGTGATGGGCGCGGGCCTGGCGCTCGCGTACGCCGTCACCCAGGTGCTGTTCAAGACGGGCGTCTTTCCGCCTTCACCCCGGCTCAGCTTCGAGAAGCACTGGGTGGACAAGACCGTCTGGGCGCTCACCCACGTGTTCCCCAACGCGCTCGCGCTGTCCGCGCTCAACGAGGCGCCGGTGGGCGACATGGACGGCTACCGGGCCATGGTGGTGCTGACGCTGACGCTCCTGGGCATGGGCATCGCGGTGGAGGGGCGCCGCTCGGGGCTTGGGGGCGTGGGGCGCTGGCTGCTGGCGCTGGTGACGCTGTCGGGCGCGGCGTACTCGGTGAGCTTCCTCGCCGGGGAGCGGTGGCCCACCTACCGCACGCTCAACGCGCTCACGGGCGTCTGGGCCGTGTTCTTCGCCGCGTCGCTGGTGAACCTGGGCACCATCTGGCCCAGGCATGGCCCGCGCATGGCCACGGGCCTGCTCACCGCGTTCGTGGCCTTCAGCGCCCTGCTCGCGCACGAGCAGTCGCTGGAGCTGTTCGCCCTGCCCCAGGGCCGGGAGCTGGCGGTGATGGAGCAGGGCGCGAGCCTCGTCGTCCCGGACAGGCAGCCGCGCGTCTTCGTCCTCACCGCGAAGCAGTCGGACTCCACCGCGCCCTTCCACTACCTGGACGAGTTCGGCTCCGTCTCCGTGGACGCGGAGTGGGTGGCCAAGGAGATGCTCAAGGCCCTGGTGAAGGAGCGCTTCCCCCGCGAGCGCGACGTGAGCGGCCTCTACCGCTTCGCCGCCGGCCCCGTCGCCCCGGAGCCGCGCAACTACGACATCCTCATCGACATGCGCCGCCAGCACGTGAGCGCCGTGAGCCCCATCCTCCAGAAGCCCCGCTAGCGCCCCGCGCGGCAGGGGAATCTCAGGGAAATCCCTGATGCGTGCGCTCGGCTCCCACCCGGATTTCCGGGGAGATTCACGCGTCCGCGAGCAACCGGCACGGGCCGGTGCAGGATCGCTCCCACCGGCGGCGTGAATCCGGGTAATGAATCGAGGAGTGAGCTCCACCGCTTCCGCTTCCGCATGTCCCGGGGGCAGCCCCGTCCCGCGTCGCGGAAGCGAGCCCGGCGTCCCGCTGGCGGCAGGAGATGGCCGCTGATGGGCGGTGAACGTCCGGTGCGGCATGACTGGGTGTACCTGGGCGACCACTGGGCGGAAGCCCTGCGCTCTCCCTTGATCCCGGACGTCCTCGTGCACGTCACGGCGTGGCGGGCTCAAGGCCGGCCCTTCGCCGTCGCCCGCCAGGACCTGCCGGACCGGGAGGACGACCTGCGGCTGGGGCTCACCCTGCCCGACCGCCGCCACCTGTCGCTGCACGTGGCGCTGTCCGCCGTGGAGCGCCACCTGCCGCCGCCCACGGTGCAGGAGGTACGCGCCACGGCCCCCGCGGCCTGGGGCCCCGCCCTGGACGACGTCATCGCCCTGGGCAGCGCGCTGGATTTGACGGTGGGTGTGTTCGGTTCGCTGGCCTGGCAGCACCGCTCGGGCGTGCCCTTCTTGCGGCCGCTGTCGGACGTGGACCTGCTGTTCTCCCCCGCGCGCTGGTCGGACGTGGAGCGGCTGCTGTTCGGGCTGGAAGCAGTGTCCCGGCGCCACTCGGTGGTGCGCCTGGACGGCGAGGTGCTGATGCCAGACGGCGGCGCCGTGTCCTGGCGCGAGCTCGCGCTGGAGCCCGAGCGCATCTGGGTCACCGGCCCCCGCGGCGCCAGCCCCCGCACGCTCCGCGAGCTGCGCGGCCTCTTCCCCTCCGAGTCCTGAAACGCGCGGGGGAAGCACGCGCCGCGTGAATATGCGCGCCCGCCGCCACGTCACGCAGGCCACCGTCACAACCCGTTTCCACCGCCCATTTCGAATGACTCGCGGGGCCTTTCACGCACCGCGCGACACACGGGCGCGCCCTCTCCCTGGACAAACCCGGAAGAACGTGAAGGTCGAGGCCCCCTTGCGTCTTTCATCAACAAGAACGTGGGCTTGCAACGAACGCAGGGCAGGCGGCGGGGCGGGCTCCTGGCGCCCGGCCCGCTCGGGCCAGACGCCCAATTGTCACCCTGTGAATGGTTTGGTAAAGGTTGTCTTTGGGGGCGATTGGGGCCTCTCCGTCACAATGATGGGATTCTCCGTACAGCGCTGGGCCGCCTGGGCCCCCGGACTCGTCAATCCTGCTTCCTGGGAAACGTGGCTCGCGACCCCGCATCCGCTCCCCGCGGAAGGCACGCCAGCGCTCGCGGCGATGCCCGCGATGATGCGCCGCCGGGTGGATCGGCTGGGCCGCATCGCGTTGCAGGCGGCCTATGACGCGCACGTGGACGCGCCGGACGCGCCCGTCATCTTCGCATCGCGTTATGGGGACCTGGGCCGCTCGGTGGAGCTGCTCACGCAGCTGGCGCGCTCGGAGCCGCTGTCGCCCACCTCCTTCAGCCTGTCGGTGCACAACGCCATCGGCGCGCTCTACTCCATCGCGCGCGGGGACACGTCCGCCTACGCCGCCATCGCCGCGGGCGAAGAGACGGTGGAGGCCGCGTTCACGGAGGCCTGTGGCCTGCTGTCCGACGGAGTCCCCCGGGTGCTGGTCGTCGTCTATGACGAGCCCGTGCCCACGCCGTGGGAACACTTCTCCCGGGACGTGGCGTTTCCCCACGCATGGGCCTGCCTCCTCTCCGCCAGCACCGGCGCGGACGCCATCCACCTGGACTGCGCGGACAGCGCCCCAGACTCGCCCGTCGCGGCGGCGGAACCGACGGACCTCCCGGCGGACCTGCGTGCCCTGCGCTTCCTCGTTTCCGGCGCCTCGCGGTGGGAGCACGCGGCGGGCGGCCGGTGTTGGCGGTGGGCGCGCCATGCTTGAGAAGCTCGACCGGCCGTGGCGCATCTTCGCCACCGGGTTGTCCTTCGCCACCTTCGGGCTGGGGGGGCTGGCGCTGCGGCTCCTCTACTTCCCGCTGCTCATGCTCTTCGTGCGCGAACCGAAGCGGCAGCAGCGGCTGGCGCGGCTCGCGGTGCACTACACGTTCCGCTTCTTCATCGGCTACATGCGCGCCCTGGGCGTGCTGCGCTACGAGCTGCAAGGCGTGGAGAAGCTGTCGCGCTCCGGGCTGCTCATCCTGGCCAACCACCCGTCGCTCATCGACGTGGTGTTCCTCGTCTCGCTGGTCCCCAACGCGGACTGCGTGGTGAAGGCGAGCCTGGCGAACAACCCGTTCATGCGCGGCCCCATCCGGGCGACGCGCTACCTGTGCAACGACTCCGGGCCCGGGCTCATCCAGGACTGCATCGCGTCCGTGAAGGCCGGCAACAACCTCATCATCTTCCCGGAGGGCTCGCGCACGCCGCTCGACGGGACCATGCAGCTGCAGCGCGGCGCCGCCAACATCGCGGTGCGCGGCCCCTGCGACATCACGCCCGTCATCATCCATTGCGCGCCGCGGGGCCTCACCAAGGGCATGCCCTGGTGGAAGGTGCCGGAGCGGCCCATGCACTACGTCATCCGCGTGGAGGACGACATCCACGTGCCGGCCCAGGACGCGGACGCGGGCGAGGCGGCGAAGGCCGCGCGCCAGCTCACCACCCGTTTGCACGACCATTTCTCCAGGGGGAGCCAGGAACATGTTGGAGCTTGAGCAGGAAATAAAGCGGCTGGTCATCGACACGTTGAACCTCGAGGACCTCAAGCCGGACGACATCGATCCGGCGGCGCCGCTGTTCGTCGAAGGGCTGGGGCTGGACTCCATCGACGCCCTCGAGCTCGGCCTCGCGTTGCAGAAGTCCTATGGCGTCGTGCTGGCGAGCGACTCCAAGGAGAATCGCCGCCACTTCGCAAGTGTTCGGGCGCTCGCGGACTTCGTCAGCACCCACCGCACCCGTTCCTAAGCAGCCCCGTTCAAAACCAAAGCGAGGACTCACCCCATGACCAAGCACGAGCTGTTCGAGCGCCTGAGCGCCATCCTCCAGGAAACCTTCGACATCGAGCCGGCCCGCATCGTCCCGGAGGCGCGGCTGCACGACGACCTCGACATCGACAGCATTGACGCCATCGACCTGCTGGTGCGCCTGAAGCCGGTGACGGGCCAGCGCGTTCCGCCGGAAGTCTTCCGCTCCGTGCGCACCATCCAGGACGTGGTGGACGCGCTGTACGGTCTGCTCGGCAGCGACTCCGCCGCGGCGTGAAGCGTCTGCGTCCGGTGCTGTTGGGGCTCTTGAGCCTCGCCTACCCGCCGCTCGTCTATCTGGGCCTGGGCCACTTCGAGCCCCGCTGGATGGCGCTGCCCCTGGCGGCCATGGCGGTGGTGCGCGCGGTGGCCACGCGGGAGAAGATGTGGCTCGCGGCCGCGGTGGGCGCGCTGGTGCTCGCGGGCTCCAGCATGCTGGGCAACAACGCCCTGCCCCTGAAGCTCTACCCGGTGCTGGTGAACGGGGTGCTCCTCGCCGTCTTCGCCACCAGCCTGGCCTATCCGCCCAGCGTGATTGAGCGGCTGGCGCGGCTTCGGGAGAAGGACCTGCCGCCGTCGGGCGTGGCCTACACGCGCCGGGTGACGCAGGTGTGGTGCGGCTTCTTCGTCTTCAACGGCGCGCTCGCGCTCTCCACGGCGCTCTTCGCGAGCGACGCGACCTGGGCGCTCTACAACGGCCTCATCGCCTACGGCCTCATGGGCCTGCTGTTCGCGGGCGAGTGGGTGGTGCGGCAGCGGGTGCGCGCACGGCACGCCCATGGTTGAGCCGCTCGCGCTCGAAACCCTCCTCGTCCACGGCCGTCCCGCCGGGCACCCCGTGGCCCGGAGCGAGGACGGCGTGCGGGACTTCGGTGCGTTCCGCGCCCGGGTCGCCGGCTGGCGCTCGGCGTTCGCGGCGCACGGCGGCCGGCGCTACGCCCTCTTCACCGAGGACACCTTCGAGTTCGCCGCCGCGCTGCTGGGCGCCTGGCACGCGGGCGTGTGCATCTACCTGCCCGCGGACGCGCGCCCCGCCACGCTGGACGCGCTGAAGGCCCACGTGGACGGCTTCGCGGGCCGGGCCCCCCAGGGCCAGGGGCCGCTCGCGCCCGCGGTGAACGAGGACGGGACCGCCGCCGCGTTCCAGCCGCTGTCGCCCCGGCTCGCCGCGCTGGTCGTCTACACGTCCGGCTCCAGCGGGGAGCCCACCGCCATCCCCAAGCGCCTGTCGCAGCTGTCCAGCGAGGTGGCCACGCTGGGCCGGCTGTTCGACGAGGCCGTGGGGGACGTGCCGGTGCGGGCCACCGTGTCGCACCAGCACATCTACGGCCTGCTGTTCCGGGTGTTGTGGCCGCTGACGTCCGGCCGCCCGTTCGACGCGCACGCCCTGCCCTATCCGGAGGACATCCTGGCCTCGCTCCAGGCCGGCCCCGCCTTGCTGGTGGCGAGCCCCGCGCACCTGAAGCGGCTTCCGGCGACGCTGGACTGGGCGGCCGTGCGCGGGAACCTGCGCGGGCTGTTCTCCTCCGGCGGACCGCTCACCCCCGAAGCGCTCCAGGCCTGCCGCGACCTGCTGGGCCGGGCGCCGGTGGAGGTCTACGGCAGCTCGGAGACAGGCGGCGTCGCGTGGCGCCGGCGCGACACGGACGACAGCGCTTCATGGCGCACGATGCCGGGCGTGGAGGTCCGCGCGGACGAGGACGCGCTCTCCGTCCGCTCCCCCCACCTGGACCTGGCCCCGGGCGGGTGGTTCACCACGGAGGACCGCGCGCGGCCCGTGCCCGGCGGCTTCGAACTGTTGGGGCGCCGCGACCGGCTGCTCAAGCTGGAGGAGAAGCGCGTGTCGCTCTCCGCCATGGAGCGCACGCTGGTGGCCGGAGGCCTGTTGCGCGAGGCCCGGGTGCTGCCCCTCACGGAAGGCCACCGGGTCATCCTGGCGGTGGTGGGGGTGCCGGACGCGGAAGGCTGGCGGCTCCAGGAGTCGGGGGGCAGGCGGTCCCTGAGTCAGGCGCTGCGCGAGAAGCTGGCCCCGCATTTCGAGTCCAGTGCCTTGCCGCGCCGGTTCCGGTATCTGGAGGCCATGCCGGTCAACTCCCAGGGCAAATCCACCGAGGCGGCGCTCGCCGCGCTCTTCGACCCGAAGCGTCCCCCGTTCCGCGTGCTGGAGCGCTCCGACGAGCGCGTGCTGCTGGCGGTGGAGGTCCCCGCGAACTCGCCCTACTTCGAGGGGCACTTCCCGGGCTCGCCCATCCTGCCCGGCGTCGTGCAGGTGGAGTGGTCGCTGCTGCTGGGCCGCGAGCACTTCGCGCTGCCGCCGGACTTCCTCCGGCTGGAGACGCTGAAGTTCCAGCAGGTCATTCCGCCCGGCACGCTGCTGACGCTGGAGCTCACCTGGGCGAAGGAGTCCGGGCGGCTGGGGTTCAAGTTGACGTCGGCCGCGGGCGCTCACGCCAGTGGCCGCATCGTGTTGGGGGGAGGGGCAGGATGAAGGTCTGCGCGGTGATTCCGGTCTACAACCACGGCGAGGCCGTGGGCGCGGTGGTGAAGGCCGTCCGAAGCCACGGGCTGCCCTGCGTGCTGGTGGATGACGGCAGCGAGCCCGGCTGCGCGGCGGTGCTGGACGGCCTGGCGCGCGAGGACAGCGAGCACGTGGAGGTGGTCCGCCTGCCCCAGAACGAGGGCAAGGGCGGCGCGATGATGGCGGGCCTGCGCGCGGCCCTCTCCCGGGGCTACAGCCACGCGCTGCAAATCGACGCGGATGGCCAGCACAACGCTGGCGACATCCCGCGCTTCCTGGCGCTGGCGAAGGCGCAGCCGGACATGCTGGTGTGCGGCACGCCCGTCTATGACGAGTCCGTGCCCAAGGGCCGGCTGTACGGCCGCTACGCCACGCACATCTGGGTGTGGATCAACACGCTGTCGTTCGCCATCCGCGATTCCATGTGCGGCTTCCGCGTGTATCCGCTGCAGCCCACCGTGGCGCTCATCGACTCGGTGAAGATTGGCAAGCGGATGGACTTCGACGTGGAGGTGCTGGTGCGCCTGTTCTGGCGCGGCATGCGCATCCTCAACCAGCCCACCCAGGTGCGCTACCCCACCGACGGCATCTCCCACTTCGACGTGCTCTGGGACAACGTGCGCATCTCCGGCATGCACGCCCGGCTCTTCTTCGGGATGTTGGGACGGCTGCCGGTGCTGCTCTGGCGCAAGGTGGCGAAATGAAGTCCCGCCACTGGGCGGAGATGGGGGAGACCACCTTCGTGGCCGGCATCTGGATCCTCTACTGGATCCACCGCTTGCTGGGGCGTTGGCCCTTCCGCGTCTGCCTCTACCCGGTGGTGCTGGTGAACTGGCTGCGGCGGCCGGCGCTGCGTCACGCGTCGCGCCAGTACCTGGAGCGGATGCAGACCGCCACGGGGGCCCTGGGGCACACGCCCCACTGGCGCGACAGCGTGCGGCACGTGCTGATGTTCGCGGAGACCATGCTGGACAAGCTGCTCGCGGTGAGCGGGCGCTACCGCTTCGAGAGCGTCCGCACCGAGGGCCGCGAGGAGTTCTACGAGGTCGCGAAGTCCGGCAAGGGCGGCGTCATCGTCACCGCGCACATGGGCTGCCTGGAGCTGTGCCGCACCATGGCGGAGCGCCGGGGCGAGGTGAAGCTCAACATCCTGGTGCACACGCGGCACGCGGAGCAGTTCAACCGCCTGCTCAAGCGGCTCAACCCGGAGAACGACTTCCGGCTGATGGAAGTCACGGACATGGGCCCGGCCACCGCGGTCGCGCTGAACGAGCGCGTGGAGGCCGGTGAGTTCGTGGTCATCGCGGGCGACCGCATTCCCGTGAATGCCAGCCAGACCGTGCGCGTCGACTTCCTCGGCCACCCGGCGCCATTTCCGGTGGGCCCCTACGTGCTGGCGGCGCTGCTCAAGTGTCCGCTCTACCTGCTGGGCTGCATCCATGAGGGCGACAGCTACACCATCCACTTCGAGCGCCTCTTCGAGCGCGTCGTGCTGCCCCGGGGCAAGCGCGAGCAGGCGCTCACCGACTGCGCCCAGCACTACGCAGGCCGGGTGACGGCGCTCCTCCAGCGCGCACCCTACGACTGGTTCAACTTCTTTCCCTTCTGGGATCAGGTGAATGTCTCCGCGAAGCCCCCAACTTTCTGACACCCCGGTCCGCTTCGACGGCGGGCGGCTGACGCTCGAGGATGTGGGCGCCCTGTCGCGCCGCGAGCGCCCCGCGGAGCTGGGC
This DNA window, taken from Corallococcus coralloides DSM 2259, encodes the following:
- a CDS encoding acyltransferase, producing MKSRHWAEMGETTFVAGIWILYWIHRLLGRWPFRVCLYPVVLVNWLRRPALRHASRQYLERMQTATGALGHTPHWRDSVRHVLMFAETMLDKLLAVSGRYRFESVRTEGREEFYEVAKSGKGGVIVTAHMGCLELCRTMAERRGEVKLNILVHTRHAEQFNRLLKRLNPENDFRLMEVTDMGPATAVALNERVEAGEFVVIAGDRIPVNASQTVRVDFLGHPAPFPVGPYVLAALLKCPLYLLGCIHEGDSYTIHFERLFERVVLPRGKREQALTDCAQHYAGRVTALLQRAPYDWFNFFPFWDQVNVSAKPPTF
- a CDS encoding beta-ketoacyl synthase chain length factor, whose amino-acid sequence is MMGFSVQRWAAWAPGLVNPASWETWLATPHPLPAEGTPALAAMPAMMRRRVDRLGRIALQAAYDAHVDAPDAPVIFASRYGDLGRSVELLTQLARSEPLSPTSFSLSVHNAIGALYSIARGDTSAYAAIAAGEETVEAAFTEACGLLSDGVPRVLVVVYDEPVPTPWEHFSRDVAFPHAWACLLSASTGADAIHLDCADSAPDSPVAAAEPTDLPADLRALRFLVSGASRWEHAAGGRCWRWARHA
- a CDS encoding membrane protein codes for the protein MKRLRPVLLGLLSLAYPPLVYLGLGHFEPRWMALPLAAMAVVRAVATREKMWLAAAVGALVLAGSSMLGNNALPLKLYPVLVNGVLLAVFATSLAYPPSVIERLARLREKDLPPSGVAYTRRVTQVWCGFFVFNGALALSTALFASDATWALYNGLIAYGLMGLLFAGEWVVRQRVRARHAHG
- a CDS encoding phosphopantetheine-binding protein encodes the protein MLELEQEIKRLVIDTLNLEDLKPDDIDPAAPLFVEGLGLDSIDALELGLALQKSYGVVLASDSKENRRHFASVRALADFVSTHRTRS
- a CDS encoding glycosyltransferase family 2 protein, with the protein product MKVCAVIPVYNHGEAVGAVVKAVRSHGLPCVLVDDGSEPGCAAVLDGLAREDSEHVEVVRLPQNEGKGGAMMAGLRAALSRGYSHALQIDADGQHNAGDIPRFLALAKAQPDMLVCGTPVYDESVPKGRLYGRYATHIWVWINTLSFAIRDSMCGFRVYPLQPTVALIDSVKIGKRMDFDVEVLVRLFWRGMRILNQPTQVRYPTDGISHFDVLWDNVRISGMHARLFFGMLGRLPVLLWRKVAK
- a CDS encoding AMP-binding protein; protein product: MVEPLALETLLVHGRPAGHPVARSEDGVRDFGAFRARVAGWRSAFAAHGGRRYALFTEDTFEFAAALLGAWHAGVCIYLPADARPATLDALKAHVDGFAGRAPQGQGPLAPAVNEDGTAAAFQPLSPRLAALVVYTSGSSGEPTAIPKRLSQLSSEVATLGRLFDEAVGDVPVRATVSHQHIYGLLFRVLWPLTSGRPFDAHALPYPEDILASLQAGPALLVASPAHLKRLPATLDWAAVRGNLRGLFSSGGPLTPEALQACRDLLGRAPVEVYGSSETGGVAWRRRDTDDSASWRTMPGVEVRADEDALSVRSPHLDLAPGGWFTTEDRARPVPGGFELLGRRDRLLKLEEKRVSLSAMERTLVAGGLLREARVLPLTEGHRVILAVVGVPDAEGWRLQESGGRRSLSQALREKLAPHFESSALPRRFRYLEAMPVNSQGKSTEAALAALFDPKRPPFRVLERSDERVLLAVEVPANSPYFEGHFPGSPILPGVVQVEWSLLLGREHFALPPDFLRLETLKFQQVIPPGTLLTLELTWAKESGRLGFKLTSAAGAHASGRIVLGGGAG
- the mdcG gene encoding malonate decarboxylase holo-[acyl-carrier-protein] synthase, whose amino-acid sequence is MGGERPVRHDWVYLGDHWAEALRSPLIPDVLVHVTAWRAQGRPFAVARQDLPDREDDLRLGLTLPDRRHLSLHVALSAVERHLPPPTVQEVRATAPAAWGPALDDVIALGSALDLTVGVFGSLAWQHRSGVPFLRPLSDVDLLFSPARWSDVERLLFGLEAVSRRHSVVRLDGEVLMPDGGAVSWRELALEPERIWVTGPRGASPRTLRELRGLFPSES
- a CDS encoding acyl carrier protein, whose product is MTKHELFERLSAILQETFDIEPARIVPEARLHDDLDIDSIDAIDLLVRLKPVTGQRVPPEVFRSVRTIQDVVDALYGLLGSDSAAA
- a CDS encoding lysophospholipid acyltransferase family protein → MLEKLDRPWRIFATGLSFATFGLGGLALRLLYFPLLMLFVREPKRQQRLARLAVHYTFRFFIGYMRALGVLRYELQGVEKLSRSGLLILANHPSLIDVVFLVSLVPNADCVVKASLANNPFMRGPIRATRYLCNDSGPGLIQDCIASVKAGNNLIIFPEGSRTPLDGTMQLQRGAANIAVRGPCDITPVIIHCAPRGLTKGMPWWKVPERPMHYVIRVEDDIHVPAQDADAGEAAKAARQLTTRLHDHFSRGSQEHVGA